Below is a genomic region from Isosphaeraceae bacterium EP7.
TGCTGGCCCAGGTCAGGGCCTCGGGCGGCAAGACGACGCGTCTCGTCGAACTCTCCGTCGACGGCCAGAAGAAGGATCAGAAGCTCGTCGAGTTGCCGGCCGACTCCGTCACCGAGCAGCGATTCACCATCCCCAAACTCGAGCCGGGGCTGCATCGGGGGGAGATCAGGGCCCAGGGCGAGCCCGATGCACTGGCCTTCGACGACGTCCGCTACTTCTCGTTCGAGGTCCAGCCGGCGCTCCGCGTCCTGGTCGTCTCCGACACCGAGAACGACGCCTCGTTCGTCGCCAAGGCGCTTGACCCCGACCCCACGGGCCCGACCGGCTCGGGCGTCACCCGACCCTACCGGGTCGACGTCATCCGCTCGTCGCAGTTTGCCGGCACCGCCCAGGCCACGTTGAAAGGTTATGCGTGCGTCTACTGGCTCAACGTCCGGCGGCCCACCGAGGCCGACTGGCAGCGCCTCAACCAGTATGTCCGCGAGGGGGGTGGCGGCCTGGTCGTGGCCCTGGGCAACCTGGTTCAGCCCGCCACCTACAATGGGACCATGGCCGGCCAGCTCTTGCCGGGCACGATCGACGACAAGCCGTTCCTGAAGACCGAGACGACCTTCGGCGCCCCGCGCGACCCCACCCATCCGCTCTTCAACAAATATACGGGCGAGCTCGCCGCCGAACTCGCCGGTATCCCAGTCTACAAACGCTGGTCGGTCTCGCCCGCCCCCGGATCTCGGACCCTGCTGACTTACGCCGACGGCGTCCCGGCCCTGCTTGAGCGCGTCTTCAATGGCCCGAAGGCCGGCCGGGTCCTGCTCTGGACCACTCCGCTGGCCCGTCGCCCGCTGCGTGAGGACCCGGCCTCATGGAACGAGTTCCCCCAGGTCGGCTGGTCGTTCGTCTGGCTGATGATCCAGACCGTTCCTTACCTCGCGGGAACGTCCGACGAGCGCCTGAACTACGAGGCCGGTGAGGACGTGATCCTCCCGCTCGACCCGACGAAGCGCGTGACCAATTTCACCGTGACGGAGCCCGACGGCAAGACCGACCGGCAGACGCCCACCCCCGGCTCGACCGGCTTGGTGCTCGTCGCGCCTCAGCAGATCGGCCAGTGGTCGGTCGCCGGCCCGTCGGCCGACGGCGGGATCGTCGAGGCCGGCTTCAGCATCAACCCGCCGCTGTCCGAGGCGACCACGACCCCGCTCCAGACGGCCCAGCTCGACTCGATGTTCGGCGGCAAGGACAAATACAAGCTGGCCGACGACGCCGAGAAGTTGCGCACGGTGGTCGAAGGGGTACGGCACGGCCAGGAACTATTCCCCTGGATCATGGCCTTGATCTTGTTGCTGGTGACGGCGGAAAATCTGTTGGCCAACACGTTCTACCGCGAGGGGGCCGGGCCCAAGGCCGCGGCCGCCACACCCGGCCGAGCGGCGGCCTAGGCACAGCCCGGCGAGACACCCGCAGATGACCCTCAGCATCAACCCGATCGGCCCCTGGCCCTGGGTGGCCGCGGCGGCCGCGGTCGTCGTCGCGCTCACGATCTGGGCCTACCACCTTCGCCTCAGGGGGACAGCCGGCCGA
It encodes:
- a CDS encoding VWA domain-containing protein; the encoded protein is MESFFINAGLAAGAALAAVPLILHLFMKQTPKRVIFPALRLIKERQKRSKKKLKVKNWLLLLARMALIALMALALARPRLYTSVSLGDGEVPTAIGLVFDTSLSMGYEERTKNRLTEAKERALEVVKKATDTSQVFVVDSAEPGEPPPLTPGAARKRIEALTLRAANRPLNAAIGQAYTAVAASDRVRKEVYVLTDLAASSWDVSVPVEGLDKVSKANGGVATYVLRLTPKDIKDVAVLKAEPSASIAIQGEPIEVLAQVRASGGKTTRLVELSVDGQKKDQKLVELPADSVTEQRFTIPKLEPGLHRGEIRAQGEPDALAFDDVRYFSFEVQPALRVLVVSDTENDASFVAKALDPDPTGPTGSGVTRPYRVDVIRSSQFAGTAQATLKGYACVYWLNVRRPTEADWQRLNQYVREGGGGLVVALGNLVQPATYNGTMAGQLLPGTIDDKPFLKTETTFGAPRDPTHPLFNKYTGELAAELAGIPVYKRWSVSPAPGSRTLLTYADGVPALLERVFNGPKAGRVLLWTTPLARRPLREDPASWNEFPQVGWSFVWLMIQTVPYLAGTSDERLNYEAGEDVILPLDPTKRVTNFTVTEPDGKTDRQTPTPGSTGLVLVAPQQIGQWSVAGPSADGGIVEAGFSINPPLSEATTTPLQTAQLDSMFGGKDKYKLADDAEKLRTVVEGVRHGQELFPWIMALILLLVTAENLLANTFYREGAGPKAAAATPGRAAA